A genomic region of Plasmodium cynomolgi strain B DNA, chromosome 5, whole genome shotgun sequence contains the following coding sequences:
- a CDS encoding hypothetical protein (putative) has product VRKGRAYFKNPIVVDLTLYCKKNKQEFEKKIYFFIFYKICGNKKLVIGKTKIDFSQFVSTSSQLYNVSFVILKNILNCGTAHLKIYCGTMGGGAHDITAASVDSGAEFPPTRSCSLPPGGGSSSVETNAASKNDSDGGGNGSMVGSSFSGEEINEAYTWEDITTNSEKASNWSGKGQQYDRPIRSRDNSIDALKRSINSSLQKLTRMNGPRWHHGPSGPNAKGVTMQVKPPRGVPMAHTNGEKKGTDRGKKPCSESGKKTCSESGKKTCSESGKKTCIESAKPPCSESGKPPCSEKKTQTYHLKKKINRGKNKNEANHPALEVQSVIRNMEKAIKNGEIIQSMNRSVLRQTGEEGETQGGHTTRRTQVHTPTRRYDAVNNLKERSNPNGVNSTGGKAECHPREQQNGQSSHPSNYNMHLVVEEKNCQVGKTSSGGLPSGGLPSGGLRNGGLRNGELRTGEPPNGERPIQNNFHHTCRELSKMNWPLEHNRVQRCGEREERFEPSMMALRHLLLMSAQSAHKWDDYHCVGSYDTPLRPPHDGCTVSRTREAVYRKGLPCWGERNYNQMAQKWGDGTDQMSTHFASMEFPIGGPTNVACPHSCATREEENFLFRSVNGRGPKGGEMEKNLLDPVGGDFSHALYRNWRGVTREGIHTRSANLGSDFEPNGLANRLHQAQFSSQHGYLFKKALSGEEGAAAPHDDHVDVHSNERTSIHSEIKKISSEENKSMNELITIHKLVEDMQNVQLVIKELTGTLVSSGHRGVSNHGDPNTTEQTHSDGGNTISLFSPPSHGGPNKENSTHDGNDSDHDLSSGDVQKYEEKIANLVQELMNTKLLLAQSETKREEDMNEMNRRCGS; this is encoded by the coding sequence GTACGGAAGGGTCgagcatattttaaaaacccAATAGTTGTGGATCTTACActatattgtaaaaaaaacaaacaagaatttgagaaaaaaatatattttttcatcttttacaaaatttgtggaaataaaaaactcgTGATAGGAAAGACTAAAATTGATTTCAGTCAATTTGTGTCTACCTCGAGTCAGCTGTACAATGTCTCCtttgtcattttaaaaaatatactcaaCTGCGGAACTGCTCACTTGAAGATATACTGTGGTAccatggggggaggggcacacGACATCACCGCAGCATCGGTAGACAGTGGGGCGGAGTTTCCCCCCACTCGCAGTTGTTCGCTGCCGCCAGGTGGAGGAAGCTCCAGCGTGGAGACGAACGCAGCTAGCAAAAATGATAGTGATGGAGGCGGAAATGGGAGCATGGTGGGGAGCAGCTTCTCCGGCGAAGAAATTAATGAGGCTTACACGTGGGAGGACATCACAACCAACTCAGAGAAGGCAAGCAACTGGAGTGGCAAAGGTCAGCAGTATGATCGCCCCATTCGCTCGCGCGATAACTCCATTGATGCCTTAAAACGGTCCATAAATAGTTCGCTACAAAAGTTGACGCGAATGAACGGCCCGCGTTGGCACCATGGACCCAGTGGGCCCAATGCGAAGGGTGTTACTATGCAAGTGAAACCGCCGAGGGGGGTCCCAATGgcacacacaaatggggagaaaaaaggcaccGATAGAGGGAAAAAACCCTGCAGCgagagtggaaaaaaaacctgcAGCgagagtggaaaaaaaacctgcAGCgagagtggaaaaaaaacctgcATCGAGAGTGCAAAACCCCCATGCAGCGAGAGTGGAAAACCCCCCTGCAGCGAGAAAAAGACGCAGACGTACcatctgaaaaaaaaaataaacagagggaaaaacaaaaatgaagctaATCATCCAGCATTGGAAGTACAATCAGTTATCCGAAATATGGAGAAGGCAATAAAAAACGGAGAAATAATACAAAGCATGAACAGGTCCGTTTTGAGACAAACCGGTGAGGAAGGGGAGACTCAGGGAGGGCACACAACAAGGCGTACACAGGTGCACACGCCGACACGCAGATACGACGCGGTTAACAATCTGAAGGAACGTTCCAACCCGAACGGAGTCAACTCTACGGGGGGGAAAGCGGAATGCCATCCGAGAgagcaacaaaatgggcaaagtAGCCATCCCAGTAATTACAACATGCACTTGGTcgtggaagaaaaaaactgtcAAGTTGGGAAGACATCAAGTGGGGGGCTACCAAGTGGGGGGCTACCAAGTGGGGGGCTGCGAAATGGGGGGCTACGAAATGGGGAGCTACGAACTGGGGAGCCGCCAAATGGGGAGCGACCAAtccaaaataattttcatcacACATGTAGAGAGTTAAGCAAGATGAACTGGCCACTTGAACACAATCGAGTGCAACGCTGTGGTGAACGAGAAGAACGTTTCGAACCCTCCATGATGGCACTTCGACACTTACTCCTCATGAGTGCACAATcggcacacaaatgggacGACTACCATTGCGTGGGAAGTTATGACACTCCGTTGCGTCCTCCACATGATGGTTGTACCGTTTCGCGAACAAGAGAAGCGGTGTATAGAAAGGGGCTCCCGTgttggggggagagaaacTACAAtcaaatggcacaaaaatggggagacgGAACTGACCAAATGAGCACACACTTTGCAAGTATGGAGTTTCCTATTGGAGGTCCCACCAATGTCGCATGCCCCCACTCGTGCGCTAcacgagaagaagaaaattttctgttTCGCTCGGTAAATGGGAGAGGTCCCAAAGGAGGTGAAATGGAGAAGAACCTTTTGGATCCCGTCGGTGGGGACTTCTCCCATGCGTTATATCGCAACTGGAGAGGAGTCACAAGAGAAGGCATACACACACGGAGTGCCAATCTTGGCAGCGACTTCGAACCGAATGGACTAGCCAATCGATTACATCAGGCACAATTCTCATCGCAACATGGctacctttttaaaaaagccttaagtggagaagaaggggcaGCAGCACCACATGATGATCACGTAGATGTGCATAGCAACGAAAGGACAAGTATTCATtcggaaattaaaaaaatctcaagtgaggaaaataaatccaTGAACGAGTTAATCACAATTCACAAGTTGGTAGAGGACATGCAAAACGTGCAGCTTGTTATTAAAGAATTAACCGGTACATTGGTCAGTAGTGGCCACAGAGGGGTGAGCAATCATGGGGATCCAAACACAACGGAACAGACCCACTCCGACGGGGGAAACAccatttcacttttttctccaccttcCCATGGGGGACCAAACAAAGAGAACTCAACGCATGATGGAAATGACTCAGATCACGATTTGTCCTCTGGCGACGTGCAGAaatacgaagaaaaaattgctaacCTTGTGCAGGAACTAATGAACACTAAACTGCTCTTGGCACAGAGTGAAACAAAGAGGGAGGAGGATATGAACGAGATGAATCGGCGGTGCGGTAGTTAA
- a CDS encoding RAD protein (Pv-fam-e;~putative), translating to MLTAPRVVFSVFTLMNVVLLNGDLPSGSALSLGGAGLKAPRQLSEVTQDSGAHATSNDVSNSSDDSDCSEEKQSEVPTEATSSSVKKEQVKKTQQDDEEDDDDDDDDDDDEEEEEEEDESNDDDDDDDDDEDDDEDGGIDISGILKEHMFVVPKEKVELLLEECNRIQKSDYERALDNLFGELHDFSIQCRLPKEVKMSLWYECLDDIADDLKEIDEYFDDIYEYNMNADSVVTVSFVYSLTEFLNKWTNTIEQIEKKWCALFAKRAMDYREAVEESMLGKAATESTHEGEVGTSSGNAGTSSGNAGTSSGNAGTSSGNAGTSSGNAGTSSGNVETKDAQKEGIDSQEDTDSQEEVTDSQEDTDSQEE from the exons ATGTTGACCGCGCCCCGGGTAGTCTTCTCTGTGTTCACTCTGATGAACGTCGTGCTGCtg AATGGTGACCTCCCAAGCGGAAGTGCACTATCCCTAGGAGGTGCAGGATTGAAGGCCCCGAGACAGTTGTCCGAGGTAACACAAGACTCAGGTGCACATGCCACCTCTAATGATGTGAGCAACAGCTCTGATGACAGTGATTGCAGTGAAGAGAAACAAAGTGAAGTCCCTACTGAGGCTACTTCCAGTTCagtaaaaaaagagcaagtgaaaaaaacgcaacaggatgatgaagaggatgatgatgatgatgacgacgacgacgacgatgaagaagaagaagaagaagaagacgagagcaatgatgatgatgatgatgacgacgacgatgaggatgatgatgaagatgGAGGAATAGATATATCAGGGATATTAAAAGAACACATGTTCGTTGTGccgaaagaaaaagtagaGCTTTTATTGGAAGAATGCAATCGAATACAGAAATCGGATTATGAGAGAGCATTAGATAATCTATTTGGGGAATTACATGACTTCTCCATTCAGTGTAGATTACcaaaggaagtaaaaatgtCTTTATGGTATGAATGCCTAGATGATATAGCTGATGATTTAAAAGAAATCGATGAATATTTTGATGATATTTATGAGTATAACATGAATGCAGATAGCGTCGTGACTGTTTCTTTTGTTTATTCTTTAACGGAATTTTTGAATAAGTGGACGAATACCATAGAACAGATCGAGAAGAAGTGGTGCGCTCTTTTTGCGAAAAGGGCTATGGATTATAGAGAAGCCGTTGAAGAGAGTATGTTGGGAAAAGCGGCAACGGAGTCTACCCACGAGGGAGAAGTGGGTACCTCCTCGGGTAATGCGGGTACTTCCTCGGGTAATGCGGGTACTTCCTCGGGCAATGCGGGTACCTCCTCGGGCAATGCGGGTACCTCCTCGGGTAATGCGGGTACCTCCTCGGGTAATGTGGAAACGAAGGATgcacaaaaggaaggaatCGATTCCCAGGAGGATACGGATTCCCAGGAGGAGGTAACAGATTCCCAGGAGGATACGGATTCCCAGGAGGAATAA
- a CDS encoding RAD protein (Pv-fam-e;~putative) — protein sequence MPQEEKSKLWQNCQEEINKEFREIKNYYDKHCASKLNCSFDTMLSFSNCLNKYVTLSADAIVANEKKWNEIFSQAAEGYKGGAKIPQSSSKR from the coding sequence ATGCCTCAGGAAGAGAAATCGAAACTGTGGCAGAATTGCCAAGAAGAgataaataaagaatttcgagaaataaaaaactatTACGATAAACACTGTGCTTCCAAATTGAACTGCTCCTTTGACACGATGCTTTCTTTCTCTAATTGTTTAAACAAATACGTCACTCTAAGCGCAGACGCGATTGTtgcaaatgagaaaaagtgGAACGAAATTTTTTCGCAGGCGGCAGAGGGATACAAGGGGGGGGCCAAAATCCCACAAAGTAGTAGCAAACGG
- a CDS encoding RAD protein (Pv-fam-e;~putative) gives MLQVNYLWRFSVSKLIFLFFLPLWIGFLNHVSVLHENTALKSSVVGSLRQLSTISKIVKHYYPQAKLKGISEQGENEGEDEGENKGEDADIVAELKTLTMLRNKVKTGISSRKNIINNLNLYTQFLTKVRKKMMNKLSEELSRIARENGISEKEKKKLWNECEKSIDQQFEHVKKCYGDIVHVYSNARWILGIVSSSVLSNYIKVWESVLFNNEKKWSEIFVQRILQNNSSAVTQNADLSNGGNVEKGKAAVHC, from the exons ATGTTACAAGTGAATTATCTCTGGCGGTTCAGTGTGTCCAAacttattttcctttttttccttcccctatGGATCGGATTTTTG aaccATGTTAGTGTTCTACATGAAAATACAGCGTTGAAGTCAAGTGTTGTGGGATCCCTAAGACAATTATCCACCAtatcaaaaattgtaaagcaTTATTATCCGCAAGCTAAACTAAAGGGAATAAGTGAACAAGGGGAGAATGAGGGGGAGGACGAAGGGGAGAACAAGGGGGAGGATGCGGACATAGTTGCAGAATTAAAGACATTAACGATGTTAAGAAATAAAGTCAAAACTGGAATCTCAAGTCggaaaaacataataaataacCTTAACCTGTatacacaatttttaacaaaggtgagaaaaaaaatgatgaataaaTTATCAGAAGAGTTATCTCGGATAGCTAGAGAAAATGGAATATccgagaaagagaaaaagaaattatggaATGAATGTGAAAAATCAATAGATCAACAATTTGAACATGTGAAGAAATGCTATGGTGATATTGTTCATGTTTATTCTAATGCTAGGTGGATATTGGGAATAGTCTCCTCCAGTGTGTTaagtaattatattaaagtGTGGGAAAgtgttttatttaataatgaaaaaaagtggagtgAGATTTTTGTGCAGAGAATACtacaaaataattcttcGGCCGTAACGCAGAATGCAGATTTGAGTAACGGCGGCAATgtggagaaggggaaggcaGCCG TTCATTGTTag
- a CDS encoding RAD protein (Pv-fam-e;~putative), whose translation MPRNYNFNISSMSRLAYLLFVLLNVVLVNDIYMPKASCETHLELALPIRRLCESEANQVDAITLKKLQSQYKNKSLGSFLDYLCKLEDMPISAKLMALKITLEKIIYSHIKKKDIDCVLDGFNELQSEEYKKLSARLIKKLNELSSHYGMSEKETMDLWYEYYEEISREIEEADYYYERGCSLYMKKKKASAADFVDYLYRYVKFWVKSIERNERKWVETFTERTITD comes from the exons atgccgCGAAATTATAACTTCAATATATCCAGTATGTCGCGATTAGCATATTTGTTGTTCGTTCTGTTAAATGTTGTATTAGTg aatgATATATACATGCCTAAGGCTAGTTGTGAAACTCACTTAGAATTAGCATTGCCCATAAGACGATTATGTGAGTCAGAAGCTAACCAAGTCGATGCTAtaacattgaaaaaattacaatctcaatataaaaataaaagcttaGGTTCTTTTCTTgattatttatgtaaattagAGGATATGCCAATATCAGCCAAATTAATGgcattaaaaataactttagagaaaattatttattcacacataaaaaaaaaagacatagaCTGTGTGCTTGATGGTTTTAATGAGCTACAATcagaagaatataaaaaattatctgctagattaataaaaaaacttaatGAATTATCCTCTCATTATGGAATGTCAGAGAAGGAGACAATGGATTTGTGGTATGAATATTATGAAGAAATTTCTCGTGAAATTGAAGAAGCTGATTATTACTATGAAAGAGGATGCTCTTTAtacatgaagaaaaaaaaagcatcagCTGCAGATTTTGTTGATTATTTATATAGATATGTTAAATTCTGGGTAAAATCTATAGAGAGAAATGAACGGAAATGGGTTGAAACCTTTACTGAGAGAACGATAACTGATTAA